A window from bacterium encodes these proteins:
- the rfaE1 gene encoding D-glycero-beta-D-manno-heptose-7-phosphate kinase yields MTPKIAREKRIREHIAAMQRQRIMVIGDLMLDEYIWGKVSRISPEAPVPVVHVTRENSYPGGAANVARNLAEFGITTSMFGLAGRDFNGHKLVKLLTAARIDAQGILLSGLFHTIVKTRIIARNQQVVRVDREERNTLKAPELRRLASILDKRIPQASAVVIEDYGKGLITQELVDHVLRLAQLHKVIVTVDPNPANPLVWRGATLIKPNRQEAFAVLGVPYQEEHEALEKAGEALLEKWQVPYLLITLGEDGMLLFHPPNRPYHSPTRAREVYDVSGAGDTAIAFLTAALAAGISAEEATEIANHAAGIVVGKLGTATVAEEELIRSYAENG; encoded by the coding sequence ATGACACCCAAAATCGCGCGCGAAAAACGGATACGGGAGCATATCGCAGCCATGCAGCGCCAGCGCATCATGGTCATCGGCGATCTGATGCTCGATGAGTATATATGGGGAAAGGTCTCCCGCATCTCTCCCGAAGCGCCCGTGCCTGTCGTGCACGTCACACGGGAAAATTCCTATCCTGGCGGCGCGGCTAATGTGGCCCGCAATCTGGCCGAATTCGGCATCACGACCTCTATGTTCGGGCTGGCCGGGCGTGATTTCAATGGCCACAAACTGGTCAAACTGCTCACCGCAGCCCGGATCGACGCCCAGGGTATCCTGCTCAGCGGGTTATTTCACACCATCGTCAAAACCCGGATCATCGCACGGAATCAGCAAGTGGTCCGCGTTGACCGGGAAGAGCGTAACACCCTGAAAGCGCCAGAACTACGCCGGTTGGCTTCGATCCTAGACAAACGCATCCCGCAGGCCAGTGCGGTGGTCATCGAGGATTACGGCAAGGGGCTGATTACTCAGGAGCTGGTCGATCATGTGCTACGGCTGGCCCAGCTGCACAAAGTGATCGTGACAGTAGACCCCAACCCTGCCAATCCGTTGGTTTGGCGGGGCGCCACGCTGATCAAGCCGAACCGTCAGGAGGCCTTTGCGGTACTGGGTGTTCCCTACCAGGAAGAACACGAAGCCCTGGAGAAGGCCGGCGAGGCGTTGCTGGAGAAATGGCAGGTTCCCTACCTCCTTATCACCCTGGGAGAAGATGGCATGTTGCTCTTCCACCCTCCTAACCGGCCCTACCACAGTCCGACCCGAGCCCGGGAGGTCTATGATGTCTCCGGCGCTGGCGATACCGCGATCGCTTTTCTGACTGCTGCGCTGGCCGCCGGCATCAGCGCCGAAGAGGCGACCGAGATTGCCAACCATGCAGCGGGGATCGTGGTCGGCAAGCTGGGCACCGCCACGGTGGCGGAAGAAGAGCTGATCAGGAGTTATGCCGAGAATGGCTAA
- a CDS encoding desulfoferrodoxin: protein MISKNQIYRCGVCGNMVEVIAVGGGTLVCCGQKMNLQEENTSDGAVEKHVPVVEKNGSVKVTVGSVLHPMTEAHYIQWIEVVTASKVLRKYLKPGDEPVAVFAVDEPVLKVREYCNLHGLWTA, encoded by the coding sequence ATGATCAGTAAAAATCAGATTTATCGCTGTGGTGTCTGCGGCAACATGGTGGAAGTCATCGCCGTTGGCGGGGGCACCCTGGTCTGCTGCGGGCAGAAGATGAACTTGCAGGAAGAGAACACCTCGGATGGCGCTGTTGAGAAACATGTTCCCGTAGTCGAGAAAAACGGCAGCGTCAAAGTGACCGTCGGCAGCGTCTTGCACCCCATGACGGAAGCCCACTACATCCAGTGGATTGAGGTGGTGACGGCGAGCAAGGTTCTGCGCAAGTATCTTAAGCCGGGAGATGAACCTGTGGCGGTTTTCGCGGTGGATGAGCCGGTGTTGAAAGTGCGCGAATACTGCAACCTGCACGGGCTGTGGACGGCCTGA
- a CDS encoding multiheme c-type cytochrome produces the protein MRKLQIVAICLFLAAPLRAQTGLSGESLKGSKSYAQYEKPEVCRSCHPDYYEQWRQAMMSQAYTHHWDEIEYFDLAVAHAQKVPELKGPVDGCNGCHTPLAFMAGDVTPPRPEAKSRANEGVSCEVCHTISGWSGDVPHNFNFISTPGRIKYGPKPGVVSPHHDTEKNPLFEQAELCGNCHNERNPFGIWVKSTQIEWKEGPYAAQGVPCQQCHMPKAWGKNATMSKEEMVAQHLFHGAHDPGKVAGTIELRIHPSEREVPYDGNVVLTAQLFNAKTGHKFPSGSVEDRIVWLHVTATDAAGKVYHLPVDRKGFEGEEYTIAADALAYQDMGVPKAIPDFAGVQRDGVPVGDRIFRMAYFDPKGRMTILQWNTKFLGVDYRIGPRETKIENFTWKLPDDIAIGPVVVTAQLNYQKLVKPVADFLGVPADESEIIPVNRATTHFEIYE, from the coding sequence ATGAGAAAGCTGCAGATCGTCGCAATCTGTTTGTTTTTGGCCGCTCCGCTTCGGGCGCAAACTGGGCTCTCGGGAGAGAGCCTCAAGGGCAGCAAGAGCTATGCGCAATACGAAAAGCCCGAGGTCTGCCGGAGCTGCCATCCCGACTATTATGAGCAATGGCGGCAGGCCATGATGTCGCAGGCCTACACCCACCATTGGGATGAGATCGAATATTTTGATCTGGCCGTGGCTCATGCGCAAAAAGTGCCGGAACTCAAGGGACCAGTGGATGGCTGCAACGGCTGCCATACGCCGCTCGCTTTCATGGCTGGAGATGTCACGCCACCGCGCCCTGAAGCCAAATCACGCGCCAATGAAGGTGTTAGCTGCGAGGTTTGCCACACCATCAGTGGCTGGAGTGGCGATGTACCTCATAACTTCAACTTCATCTCCACGCCAGGGCGCATAAAATACGGCCCCAAGCCGGGAGTGGTTTCCCCCCATCATGATACCGAAAAAAATCCGCTTTTCGAACAAGCCGAACTCTGTGGCAACTGCCATAACGAGAGAAATCCCTTCGGGATCTGGGTCAAATCGACCCAAATCGAGTGGAAAGAGGGCCCGTATGCCGCTCAGGGCGTGCCCTGCCAGCAATGCCACATGCCCAAAGCCTGGGGTAAAAACGCCACGATGTCCAAGGAGGAGATGGTTGCACAGCATCTTTTTCATGGCGCCCACGATCCCGGCAAGGTCGCCGGTACCATCGAACTGCGCATCCACCCTTCTGAACGCGAGGTGCCTTATGACGGAAATGTTGTTCTAACCGCCCAACTTTTCAATGCCAAAACCGGACACAAATTTCCGTCCGGTTCGGTCGAGGATCGCATTGTCTGGTTGCACGTCACCGCCACCGATGCAGCCGGAAAGGTTTATCATCTGCCGGTGGATCGCAAGGGCTTTGAGGGCGAGGAATACACCATTGCAGCCGACGCTCTGGCCTATCAGGATATGGGGGTACCCAAAGCCATTCCCGACTTTGCGGGGGTACAGCGTGACGGGGTACCGGTTGGTGACCGAATCTTTCGTATGGCCTATTTTGATCCCAAAGGCCGGATGACCATCCTGCAATGGAATACCAAGTTCCTGGGTGTCGACTACCGCATCGGCCCCCGTGAAACCAAGATCGAAAACTTCACCTGGAAACTGCCGGATGATATCGCCATCGGCCCCGTGGTTGTAACCGCACAACTCAATTATCAAAAACTGGTCAAACCGGTTGCCGACTTTCTCGGTGTCCCGGCCGACGAGAGCGAAATCATCCCTGTCAACCGTGCAACCACCCATTTCGAGATCTACGAGTAA
- the rlmB gene encoding 23S rRNA (guanosine(2251)-2'-O)-methyltransferase RlmB: MEQLEGRIGVEAALRARQRKIHLLVLRNSLHAEIINPLVELAEARNIPCKLVSREELDAMAHGHTHGGVLALCSPKPHLNLDQLFRHLQTAGFPLFLLLLEGIDDSQNLGFVLRSAEACGVDAVLLKKHLWDFDGAAVSRASSGAFERLPLCVFDEATAVLPRLSAMGIHIYGCLANAQRTMYQVDLAESVLIALGGEKRGLSAVVRSHCDRFIKIPMLSSTGSLSLSHASAILLAEVMRQRFDRTTPSGAKTK, encoded by the coding sequence ATGGAACAACTGGAAGGTAGAATCGGGGTGGAGGCGGCCCTCCGTGCCCGGCAGCGCAAGATCCACTTGCTGGTGCTGCGCAATTCGCTCCATGCTGAAATCATCAACCCGCTCGTTGAACTGGCTGAAGCCCGGAACATTCCCTGCAAACTCGTCAGCCGCGAAGAGCTGGATGCGATGGCGCATGGCCATACGCACGGTGGTGTTCTGGCCCTCTGTTCACCCAAGCCTCATCTCAACCTCGACCAACTTTTTCGTCATCTGCAAACTGCCGGATTTCCGCTGTTCCTGCTGCTTCTGGAGGGCATTGACGATAGCCAGAACCTGGGCTTCGTGCTGCGCTCAGCCGAAGCCTGCGGTGTGGATGCCGTTTTACTGAAGAAGCACCTTTGGGACTTCGACGGCGCGGCGGTTTCGCGCGCTTCCTCCGGCGCCTTTGAGAGGTTGCCGCTCTGTGTCTTCGACGAGGCCACTGCGGTCTTGCCGCGTCTTTCCGCCATGGGCATCCATATTTATGGCTGTCTCGCGAATGCCCAGCGCACCATGTATCAGGTCGATCTCGCTGAATCGGTACTGATCGCCTTGGGAGGTGAAAAACGCGGCCTTTCAGCGGTGGTGCGCAGCCATTGTGACCGGTTCATCAAGATCCCGATGCTTTCCTCCACCGGCTCACTCAGTCTCAGCCATGCCTCCGCTATCCTCCTGGCGGAAGTGATGCGCCAGCGCTTTGATCGAACAACACCGTCTGGTGCGAAGACAAAATAG
- a CDS encoding carbohydrate kinase, whose protein sequence is MRKVLNIAGLGEVLWDFYEDERFAGGAPANFAFHATRCGARGFLMSRVGQDELGRSLMDHFKQAGVNITGVQTSPQKPTGTVRIHLDASGQPSFECSSDTAFDEMEMDTAWLKLINRLDVILFGTLAQRAAASRQAIRALLDHAKETVRIFDLNLRGWNAATREIVEESLCRCRILKLNETELQILIRAQKAEHLKPEVFLRGLLRSCNIELAAVTLGSRGCWLLTPDEEYRHPGYRVDVVDTTGCGDAFAAGLAWCYLHHESLEETAGYANRIAAFVATKKGATPVWNNSDLLNLDETEHGTTGR, encoded by the coding sequence ATGAGAAAGGTTCTGAATATCGCCGGTCTGGGGGAGGTGCTCTGGGATTTCTATGAGGATGAACGCTTCGCCGGAGGTGCCCCGGCCAATTTTGCCTTTCACGCTACGCGCTGTGGTGCCCGGGGTTTTCTGATGAGCAGGGTCGGCCAGGATGAACTTGGCCGGTCGCTCATGGACCATTTCAAGCAAGCAGGGGTTAATATCACCGGTGTACAAACCAGCCCCCAGAAACCGACCGGCACGGTTCGCATCCATCTGGATGCATCCGGTCAGCCGAGCTTTGAGTGCAGCAGCGATACCGCATTTGATGAGATGGAGATGGACACCGCCTGGTTGAAACTAATCAACCGCCTGGATGTGATCCTCTTCGGCACCCTGGCGCAGCGCGCAGCGGCTTCGCGCCAGGCGATCCGCGCCCTGCTCGATCACGCCAAAGAGACAGTGCGCATTTTCGATCTGAACCTGCGTGGCTGGAACGCGGCGACCCGGGAGATCGTCGAAGAATCGCTCTGTCGCTGCCGAATTCTCAAACTCAATGAAACCGAACTGCAAATCCTGATCCGGGCGCAAAAAGCGGAACATTTAAAGCCCGAGGTTTTCCTTCGCGGGCTTCTGCGCTCCTGTAATATTGAACTGGCTGCGGTAACGCTGGGCAGCCGCGGCTGTTGGCTGCTGACTCCGGACGAGGAATACCGCCATCCGGGCTACCGGGTCGACGTGGTGGATACCACCGGCTGCGGCGATGCCTTTGCAGCGGGATTAGCCTGGTGCTATTTACATCATGAATCACTTGAAGAGACGGCCGGATATGCCAACCGAATAGCGGCATTTGTAGCGACCAAGAAAGGTGCCACGCCAGTATGGAACAACTCAGATCTCCTGAACCTGGACGAGACGGAACATGGAACAACTGGAAGGTAG
- a CDS encoding PBP1A family penicillin-binding protein gives MSKRSRWILWILLFLTGLFLCTLLYLSILTLPRVPNDLNDIALSNPTLILGDDDQLAKRLADREVIPFEQMPKTVLQAFIALEDNRFYDHHGISKRDLLRAVVANFTHLGVRQGGSTITQQLAKNLFFTFERDWARKFKEMFVAFQIERQFSKEKILEAYANQINFGSGVYGIELASQTYFAKHASDLTLAESAMLAGIPRWPARYNPSTNIQVAKERQAFVLGRMVAEGFITQTERTSALAESLRVDRVNRMQGSADYFIEEIKNRVSTTLSAEAVNFGGLRIYTTLNTRMQLEATRAVGEGLSALDESMGLTPYNKASWETKAGYPQAALVALDPRTGEIKAVVGGRDFRRAPFNRAFANNRHAGSAFKPFIYFTALEKNLITPATVLVDEPVSFDTGSQKWAPDNIDFKYLGPVTMKYALARSINSISAKLIFQTTPEAVVATCHRLGVNSDIQPLLSLALGAAGVSPLEMAAAFATIAAGGVYHQPYMIRSIHNELDEVIEETIPKSQHVADPQTCYQLLDMLCGVVDKGGTGAAVRTYGYYGTCGGKTGTSNEYRDAWFVGVTPELAVAVWVGFDDNHPMIDAKNRGVTGSRAALPIWARFVNRALSGQPYGQFAIPDHIVFATIDPRTGSGRMPGGPSITVALKEAP, from the coding sequence ATGAGTAAACGCTCGCGCTGGATTCTCTGGATCTTGCTCTTTCTGACCGGTTTGTTCCTGTGCACCTTGCTCTATCTATCCATACTGACTTTGCCGCGCGTTCCCAACGATCTCAATGACATCGCCCTTAGCAATCCAACTCTCATCTTGGGCGATGACGACCAACTGGCTAAGCGTCTTGCTGACCGTGAGGTCATTCCGTTTGAACAGATGCCTAAAACGGTATTGCAGGCCTTCATCGCCCTAGAAGACAACCGCTTTTATGACCACCATGGTATCAGCAAGCGCGACCTTTTACGCGCGGTCGTCGCCAATTTCACCCATCTGGGTGTACGGCAGGGGGGAAGCACCATCACTCAGCAGCTGGCCAAAAACCTCTTTTTCACCTTTGAACGCGACTGGGCGCGAAAATTCAAGGAGATGTTTGTTGCGTTCCAGATCGAACGCCAGTTCTCCAAGGAGAAAATCCTCGAAGCTTATGCTAACCAGATCAACTTCGGCTCAGGCGTCTATGGCATTGAGCTGGCGAGCCAGACCTATTTCGCCAAACATGCCAGTGATTTGACACTGGCTGAATCCGCTATGCTGGCCGGCATTCCGCGCTGGCCTGCACGCTACAATCCGAGCACCAATATCCAGGTCGCCAAAGAACGCCAGGCGTTCGTCCTCGGCCGAATGGTAGCTGAGGGTTTTATCACTCAGACAGAACGGACATCTGCTCTGGCGGAATCCCTGAGAGTCGACCGCGTCAACCGGATGCAGGGCAGTGCCGATTACTTTATCGAGGAGATTAAAAACCGCGTCTCAACCACCCTTAGTGCGGAAGCCGTCAACTTCGGTGGATTACGGATCTATACGACACTCAATACGAGAATGCAGCTGGAAGCGACACGAGCCGTGGGTGAAGGACTCTCGGCCCTCGATGAATCCATGGGATTGACACCCTATAACAAGGCCTCCTGGGAAACCAAGGCCGGCTATCCCCAGGCTGCCCTGGTGGCCCTTGATCCCCGAACGGGAGAGATCAAAGCGGTGGTGGGCGGGCGCGATTTCCGCAGGGCACCGTTCAACCGCGCTTTCGCCAACAACCGCCATGCCGGATCGGCTTTCAAACCCTTTATCTATTTCACTGCGCTGGAAAAAAACCTCATAACACCCGCCACTGTCCTGGTCGACGAACCGGTATCGTTCGACACCGGCTCGCAGAAATGGGCTCCAGACAATATCGACTTCAAGTACCTGGGACCAGTCACCATGAAATACGCGCTGGCCCGCTCCATCAATTCCATTTCGGCAAAACTTATCTTTCAGACAACCCCGGAAGCAGTCGTCGCAACATGCCATCGATTGGGAGTTAACAGCGATATCCAGCCGCTGCTCTCGCTGGCGCTTGGCGCTGCCGGGGTCTCTCCGCTGGAAATGGCCGCAGCCTTTGCTACCATTGCCGCAGGCGGCGTCTACCACCAACCTTATATGATTCGCTCCATCCACAACGAGCTCGATGAAGTAATCGAGGAGACCATCCCGAAAAGCCAGCACGTTGCCGATCCCCAAACCTGCTACCAGCTTCTGGATATGCTCTGCGGCGTTGTCGACAAGGGCGGAACGGGTGCGGCGGTGCGCACCTATGGCTATTATGGAACCTGCGGCGGCAAGACCGGCACCTCCAACGAGTACCGCGATGCCTGGTTCGTCGGGGTCACGCCCGAACTGGCGGTGGCCGTTTGGGTCGGTTTCGATGACAACCATCCCATGATCGATGCTAAAAATCGTGGGGTGACCGGCAGCCGCGCGGCCCTACCAATCTGGGCGCGCTTCGTCAACCGGGCCCTCTCCGGCCAACCGTACGGCCAATTCGCCATTCCCGACCATATCGTCTTCGCAACCATCGATCCGAGAACCGGCTCTGGGCGCATGCCGGGCGGACCCTCCATTACCGTTGCGCTCAAGGAGGCCCCATGA
- a CDS encoding site-2 protease family protein encodes MKESIQEQNIYRQPFDPALYPWHLPRQTWRIVGRKSINLILFLATLFSTWLVGGPWFSLAIMSILGAHEMGHFLMCRKYQVPATLPYFIPFPFPSYNPFGTLGALISMRGFFPNRKALFDIGAGGPLAGLAVTLPVLAIGLALSTVTPLNQETVHGLTLGECLLFKALSWLILGYNTNQMQVVLHPVAYAGWAGLFVTGLNLIPVGQLDGGHVMYALFGQRVKYITWGLIAALGILTYFNYSWALFFILLVIFGRRHPAPLDAWTPLDPRRRFLGYLFFLLFIITFTPFPFQP; translated from the coding sequence ATGAAAGAATCAATACAGGAACAAAACATCTATAGACAGCCATTCGATCCCGCCCTTTATCCCTGGCACCTGCCCCGGCAAACCTGGCGGATTGTCGGGCGGAAATCCATCAATCTCATTCTCTTTCTGGCTACACTATTTTCCACCTGGCTGGTGGGCGGCCCCTGGTTCAGCCTGGCGATCATGTCGATCCTCGGCGCCCACGAGATGGGCCATTTCCTGATGTGCCGTAAATACCAGGTGCCCGCAACCTTGCCGTACTTTATCCCTTTTCCCTTTCCCAGTTATAATCCGTTCGGCACCCTGGGCGCGCTCATTTCCATGCGAGGCTTTTTCCCAAACCGCAAAGCTCTCTTTGATATCGGCGCCGGTGGGCCACTGGCCGGACTGGCGGTCACACTTCCCGTCCTGGCAATCGGCCTGGCGCTCTCCACTGTGACCCCGCTAAATCAAGAGACAGTCCATGGATTGACTCTGGGGGAATGCCTGCTCTTCAAGGCTCTCTCCTGGCTCATCCTAGGTTATAATACGAATCAGATGCAGGTGGTGCTCCACCCCGTCGCTTACGCCGGCTGGGCGGGACTCTTCGTAACCGGGCTCAATTTGATTCCGGTCGGTCAGCTCGATGGCGGACATGTGATGTATGCCCTTTTTGGACAACGTGTTAAATACATCACCTGGGGTCTCATTGCCGCCCTGGGCATCCTGACTTATTTTAACTACAGTTGGGCTCTTTTCTTCATCCTCTTGGTCATCTTCGGACGTCGTCATCCCGCCCCACTCGACGCATGGACGCCGCTCGATCCACGCCGCCGCTTCCTCGGCTACCTGTTTTTTCTGCTCTTCATCATCACCTTTACGCCCTTTCCCTTCCAACCCTAG
- a CDS encoding deoxynucleoside kinase has translation MPESPDRPSLNGEIEPFYLAIAGNIGVGKTTLTQMISEHFGWRAYFERVINNPYLDDFYANMNRWSFNLQVYFLSRRFMDQRLISSSRESCVQDRTIYEDAEIFAYILHKQGNMSDRDYDNYRDLFYTMTDYLRKPHLILYLRASTWTLITRIRKRGRDFEKSITNEYLYELNAAYERWINEIQKTIPVLVVEADKIDFEKSASDFAAICAQIKGHELAYRTAQIE, from the coding sequence ATGCCGGAATCCCCAGACAGGCCCAGCCTGAATGGCGAAATCGAGCCCTTTTATCTGGCCATTGCGGGCAATATCGGTGTCGGTAAAACCACGCTCACCCAGATGATCAGCGAGCATTTTGGCTGGCGCGCCTATTTCGAGCGGGTCATAAATAATCCTTATCTTGATGATTTTTATGCGAACATGAACCGCTGGAGTTTCAACCTGCAGGTTTATTTCCTCTCGCGGCGCTTTATGGACCAACGCCTTATTTCTTCCAGCCGGGAGTCTTGTGTCCAGGATCGCACGATCTATGAAGACGCCGAAATTTTCGCCTATATCCTGCACAAGCAGGGCAACATGTCCGATCGTGATTATGACAACTATCGTGATCTCTTTTACACCATGACCGATTACCTGCGCAAGCCCCATCTGATTCTCTACCTTCGGGCATCGACCTGGACCCTTATCACCCGCATCCGCAAGCGCGGGCGCGACTTTGAAAAGAGCATAACCAACGAATATCTCTACGAACTTAATGCGGCGTATGAACGCTGGATCAACGAAATTCAAAAGACCATCCCGGTGCTGGTCGTTGAAGCCGACAAGATCGATTTCGAAAAATCGGCTTCTGATTTTGCCGCCATCTGCGCACAGATCAAGGGGCATGAGCTGGCTTACCGCACCGCACAAATCGAGTGA
- a CDS encoding radical SAM protein translates to MSRNTHHRILLVNPWIYDFSAYDFRQKPLGLLYIGAILAKLGYHIALLDCMDRYQPAWADTVESSPEREGAGRFPREELAKPAALADIPRKYCRYGVPRDRLETWLRNQPPPDIILMTSFMTYWYPAVVDMAELLRLFFPRAVLVLGGVYSTLCPEHARQNVRPDYLIEGEGEQAAVRLIASLCDGPGADFAFSHLDELPYPWYQGYPVLASIALVTSRGCPYACSYCASRILTAGYRRREASAVFREIRHWQEIRGVRQFAFFDDALLHQAEHYAKPLLRLLTGLDASLSLHTPNGVQPCCIDAELAGLLFSAGTKSLRLSFESGSALRQQGKVNADELESALNHLYRAGYSAAEIGVYILAGMPGQPMREVRESARRVHEMGARIYLASYSPIPGTREYQECVARGEWDAREDLLLTNNSLFPFWRKRYSSGELEELSLWVKQLNHSLLSSDEDTLCRNPQTGPA, encoded by the coding sequence ATGTCCCGTAACACGCATCACAGGATCCTGCTGGTCAATCCCTGGATCTATGATTTTTCTGCCTATGACTTTCGGCAGAAGCCCCTGGGCTTGCTTTATATCGGCGCCATACTCGCTAAACTTGGCTACCATATTGCGCTGCTCGATTGCATGGACCGGTACCAGCCGGCATGGGCGGATACGGTGGAGAGCAGCCCGGAACGGGAGGGTGCGGGCAGGTTCCCGCGTGAGGAACTCGCCAAGCCTGCCGCGCTGGCGGACATCCCCCGAAAGTACTGCCGGTATGGCGTGCCGCGCGACCGGCTCGAGACCTGGCTGCGCAACCAGCCGCCTCCGGATATCATCCTCATGACCTCTTTCATGACCTACTGGTATCCGGCGGTGGTTGATATGGCCGAACTCCTGCGATTGTTCTTTCCGCGCGCGGTATTGGTGTTGGGTGGCGTTTATTCAACCCTCTGCCCGGAGCATGCCCGGCAAAACGTACGGCCCGACTATTTGATCGAAGGGGAGGGTGAGCAGGCAGCCGTCCGGTTGATCGCGAGCCTCTGCGACGGACCCGGAGCCGATTTCGCCTTTTCACATTTGGACGAGCTGCCCTACCCCTGGTATCAGGGGTATCCTGTGCTGGCGAGTATCGCCCTGGTGACGTCTCGCGGTTGCCCCTATGCCTGCAGCTACTGCGCCTCCCGAATTCTCACGGCCGGATACCGGCGCCGCGAAGCGTCGGCCGTATTCCGCGAGATCCGGCACTGGCAGGAAATCCGCGGTGTCCGTCAGTTCGCCTTTTTTGATGACGCCCTGCTGCATCAGGCGGAGCACTACGCCAAACCCCTCTTGCGGCTCCTTACAGGCCTGGACGCGAGCCTATCCCTGCATACGCCCAATGGCGTTCAGCCGTGCTGTATTGATGCCGAACTGGCCGGACTCCTTTTTAGCGCGGGGACGAAGAGCCTGCGTCTCAGCTTTGAAAGCGGTAGCGCCCTGCGGCAACAGGGCAAGGTAAACGCCGATGAGCTGGAATCAGCGCTCAACCATCTCTACCGCGCGGGTTATAGCGCTGCCGAGATCGGCGTTTATATCTTGGCGGGAATGCCTGGCCAGCCGATGCGCGAAGTACGTGAAAGCGCGCGTCGGGTTCATGAAATGGGCGCACGCATCTATTTGGCTTCCTATTCGCCGATTCCGGGCACGCGGGAGTACCAGGAATGCGTGGCGCGTGGGGAATGGGACGCTCGCGAGGATCTGCTTCTGACCAATAATTCACTGTTCCCCTTCTGGCGCAAACGCTATTCCAGCGGGGAACTGGAAGAGCTGTCCTTGTGGGTCAAGCAGCTCAATCATTCACTTCTATCTTCGGATGAGGATACGCTATGCCGGAATCCCCAGACAGGCCCAGCCTGA
- a CDS encoding SpoIIE family protein phosphatase: MADLKKEQPGLRTILVVEDDPHLRRLFVEILRRDAYHVLEADSGEAALTILENSACDVVISDMQMQQLSGLDVLHAALAKDPITQVLIITGYASVGTAVRAMREGAYEYLTKPVQPEALSLKVRNACERRRLLQTLAKQESALEAHHSMIERDLTLARQVQASLVPEGYSSPLIDVGITYIPMIGLGGDFADIHVANEEKIYLAVIDVTGHGIAAALLVSRVCHEWRSQLQSAPDPAEVLWHLNEFFLRTFADTPLFLTIMAVECDLRKKTLRYAGSAHPAALLWHADNESISRLDSQNAIIGFAHADRSAFRSVCLPYAPGDLLLVYTDGVIEAETREGKILGLQGLQRIIRQQKRELKALQTSAAIIRQVVEFTKTDLGDDVLMLVARLT; encoded by the coding sequence ATGGCTGATCTGAAGAAAGAGCAGCCCGGACTGCGGACCATTCTTGTGGTGGAGGATGACCCCCATCTCCGCCGCCTTTTCGTCGAAATCCTGCGACGTGATGCCTACCATGTGCTGGAGGCCGACAGCGGCGAAGCCGCCCTGACAATCCTCGAAAACTCGGCCTGTGATGTGGTCATCAGCGACATGCAAATGCAGCAGTTGAGCGGACTCGATGTCCTCCACGCGGCGCTCGCAAAGGATCCGATCACCCAGGTCCTGATCATCACCGGTTATGCTTCGGTGGGCACTGCGGTGCGAGCCATGCGCGAGGGCGCCTACGAGTACCTGACCAAACCGGTTCAACCAGAAGCCTTGTCCCTCAAGGTCCGAAATGCCTGCGAACGGCGGCGCCTCCTGCAAACCCTGGCGAAACAGGAATCGGCCCTCGAAGCGCATCATTCGATGATCGAGCGGGACCTCACCCTCGCCCGGCAGGTGCAAGCAAGCCTGGTGCCCGAGGGATATTCTTCGCCCTTGATCGACGTCGGGATCACCTATATTCCGATGATTGGTCTCGGTGGCGATTTTGCCGACATCCATGTCGCGAACGAAGAAAAAATCTATCTCGCGGTCATCGATGTCACCGGCCACGGGATCGCCGCAGCGCTGCTGGTCAGTCGAGTCTGCCATGAATGGCGGAGCCAGCTCCAGAGCGCTCCGGATCCGGCCGAGGTGCTCTGGCACCTCAACGAGTTCTTTTTACGCACCTTTGCGGATACCCCGCTCTTTCTGACGATCATGGCTGTAGAATGCGACCTCAGGAAGAAAACCCTGCGTTATGCCGGCAGCGCCCATCCGGCCGCGCTGCTCTGGCACGCCGACAACGAAAGCATCTCCAGACTTGACTCGCAGAACGCCATCATCGGTTTTGCCCATGCGGATCGCTCCGCTTTCCGCTCGGTTTGCCTTCCGTATGCGCCTGGTGATCTCCTGCTGGTTTACACAGACGGGGTCATCGAAGCGGAAACACGGGAGGGCAAAATTCTCGGCTTGCAGGGTTTGCAGCGCATCATCCGCCAGCAAAAGCGAGAGTTAAAAGCGCTGCAAACCTCCGCCGCCATTATCCGTCAGGTCGTCGAGTTCACCAAAACCGATCTGGGCGATGATGTATTGATGCTGGTTGCCCGGCTGACCTGA